A window of the Lactuca sativa cultivar Salinas chromosome 5, Lsat_Salinas_v11, whole genome shotgun sequence genome harbors these coding sequences:
- the LOC111886622 gene encoding glycerophosphodiester phosphodiesterase GDPDL7, producing MIRELLFGFLLIHSSLAKHLHVHPGNNKPTRRTRLEAITGPGPGPGKKWLTLHGREPLVIAQGGFPGLFPDSSGAGYAAAIAMGVIGTLKYCNLQLTKDNLGVCLPNVKLDNCTNAATRFPKHQRRYSVNGRDIDGWFPLDFTIDEIMKEIRLIQNIYSRASVFDFVYPLLQPDSVFGMEPKGHLWLNVQNDAFWSSHQLNVIRYIDESKQYFVADYISSPEIGFLKAMAASKTFDRIKTKLVFRFLTVVEVEPTYKETYGALLKKLAMIKTFASGIFVPKNYVWPIGKDGYLQPATTLVADAHREGLEVYVAGFASDTFSSYNYSYDPEVEYLQFIDNSQFSVDGVVTEFPGSASNAIACLAQSPKPTKKVVDALIISHNGASIDYPGCTDLAYKKAINDGADIIDCNVQMTKDGVAFCLDSADLLGKTNAAMAFMDRSTSVPEIQPKNGVFTFDVTWTEIKSVKPLIQNPFQSGGLLRNPKSKNAGTFLKVPEFLELAKKNASTGILIGIQNAAYLASKKGLDILQSVNEALKNAKLNPKQQILIQSDDTSILEKFKNSNPTYQRILLFSKPISDAPKPVTDNIKKYADAVNVVKKSIMPESKIYITNGATKIVEQMHAANISVYVSGFSTETLSMQLDFYSDPYIELVSFIAESIDGVITDNPKTASAFLRSPCVDPNSKAAFVFQPIKPGDYLAQVEPTVLPPASTPIPPLRVTDVVDPPLPPVNAAARKEADSDKSGGDGGGGSESGQRRMAVDVVATMLLLIVVFFLMGC from the exons ATGATCAGGGAGTTACTCTTTGGTTTCCTGTTGATTCATTCATCTCTCGCCAAACATTTACATGTTCATCCCGGCAATAACAAACCCACACGTCGGACCCGGTTAGAAGCTATCACTGGTCCTGGTCCTGGTCCTGGCAAGAAATGGCTAACATTGCATG GTAGGGAGCCATTGGTGATAGCCCAAGGTGGGTTTCCTGGTTTATTCCCGGACTCTTCTGGGGCGGGTTATGCTGCGGCTATAGCAATGGGTGTTATTGGAACCCTAAAGTATTGTAACTTGCAACTAACCAAAGATAATTTAGGAGTTTGTCTTCCGAATGTAAAGCTTGATAACTGCACCAATGCAGCTACCAGATTCCCGAAGCACCAACGAAGGTATAGCGTGAATGGGCGTGATATTGATGGTTGGTTCCCTCTGGATTTCACTATCGACGAGATAATGAAGGAGATACGTT TGATACAGAATATTTACTCAAGAGCAAGTGTTTTCGATTTCGTATACCCTTTGCTGCAACCCGATAGCGTTTTCGGCATGGAGCCGAAAGGCCACCTCTGGTTGAATGTTCAG AACGATGCTTTCTGGAGCTCACATCAGTTAAACGTAATACGATACATCGATGAGTCCAAACAATACTTTGTGGCGGATTATATCTCGTCACCGGAGATTGGTTTCTTGAAAGCCATGGCAGCAAGCAAAACATTCGATCGGATAAAAACAAAGCTTGTTTTCCGGTTCCTAACTGTCGTTGAGGTCGAGCCTACTTACAAAGAAACATATGGCGCACTCCTAAAGAAGCTAGCTATGATCAAGACATTTGCATCGGGGATTTTTGTCCCAAAAAACTACGTATGGCCCATCGGTAAAGATGGATACCTACAACCCGCAACCACTCTCGTTGCCGATGCTCATCGAGAAGGCCTTGAAGTGTATGTCGCAGGGTTTGCATCTGATACATTTTCGAGTTATAATTACAGCTATGATCCTGAGGTTGAGTACTTGCAATTCATCGATAATTCACAGTTCTCCGTTGATGGGGTTGTTACTGAATTCCCAGGATCTGCTTCGAACGCCATCG CATGCTTAGCTCAAAGTCCAAAACCAACCAAGAAGGTGGTGGATGCTTTGATCATATCTCACAATGGAGCAAGTATCGATTACCCGGGGTGCACTGATCTCGCGTATAAGAAGGCTATCAATGATGGCGCGGATATAATCGATTGCAATGTCCAAATGACAAAAGATGGTGTTGCGTTTTGCCTTGATTCGGCTGATCTCTTGGGAAAAACTAACGCGGCAATGGCTTTCATGGATCGGTCTACCTCAGTGCCAGAAATCCAACCGAAAAATGGTGTTTTTACATTTGATGTGACGTGGACTGAGATCAAATCTGTTAAGC CATTAATTCAGAACCCGTTTCAGTCTGGCGGATTGTTACGAAATCCTAAATCAAAGAACGCCGGAACATTTTTAAAAGTCCCCGAGTTTTTGGAGCTTGCCAAGAAGAATGCATCGACCGGTATTCTGATCGGAATCCAA AATGCTGCTTACCTAGCATCCAAGAAGGGTCTTGACATCCTCCAATCAGTCAATGAAGCCCTGAAGAACGCGAAATTGAACCCGAAACAACAAATTTTAATCCAATCAGATGACACCTCTATCCTGGAAAAGTTCAAGAACTCAAACCCGACTTACCAACGAATTCTATTGTTCAGCAAGCCGATCAGCGATGCACCAAAGCCAGTTACCGATAACATCAAGAAATATGCCGATGCAGTCAATGTAGTGAAGAAGTCAATAATGCCAGAGAGCAAGATTTACATTACAAACGGAGCCACAAAAATTGTAGAACAAATGCATGCTGCAAACATCTCGGTGTACGTCTCGGGATTCTCAACGGAAACTTTAAGTATGCAGCTCGATTTCTATAGTGATCCGTACATTGAGCTTGTTTCATTCATTGCAGAGAGTATTGATGGTGTGATCACCGATAACCCGAAAACCGCAAGTGCATTCTTGA GGAGTCCATGTGTTGACCCAAACAGCAAGGCTGCATTTGTTTTCCAACCGATTAAACCCGGTGATTATCTCGCTCAAGTTGAACCCACGGTTTTGCCACCGGCTTCAACACCAATTCCTCCTCTGCGGGTGACGGATGTTGTCGACCCGCCATTGCCTCCCGTGAATGCTGCTGCACGCAAAGAAGCTGACTCTGACaagagtggtggtgatggtggtggtggatcgGAATCTGGCCAACGGAGAATGGCCGTGGATGTGGTGGCAACAATGTTATTGTTGATTGTGGTGTTCTTTCTAATGGGGTGTTGA